In Blautia sp. SC05B48, a single genomic region encodes these proteins:
- a CDS encoding L-fucose/L-arabinose isomerase family protein — protein MDKIKIGYAPTRRSIFSAPDAVKYRGLTAKRLEELGVDFVDITDINDEGLLYNDEGLEKIIAKFKKEKVDGLFLPHCNFGTEYECARLAKALDVPVLLWGPLDERPEPDGTRLRDTQCGLFATGKVLRRFRVPFTYMTNCRLNDPVFERGIKDFLAVCNVVKTFKNIRILQISTRPFDFWTTMCNEGELLEKFNIQLAPIPMPELTDEVKKAKAEQTEVQEVMQYCRDNMEICVKENELENVAALKVAMKHLAEKYGCKAIAIQCWNQLQSELGIMPCAANSLLNDEGIPTVCETDIHGAITALMVEAAGMGETRSFFADWTIRHPDVENGELLQHCGPWPISIAKETPKLTYPLAFEHPGSITAEAKHGDVSLVRFDGDNGEYSLLLGNAKGIDGPKGMGTYLWVEVENIKRLEAKLVEGPYIHHCVGIHKNVVPVLYEACKYIGVTPDLYDPIEEDVKAYLRGE, from the coding sequence ATGGACAAGATCAAAATTGGTTACGCACCAACCAGAAGAAGTATTTTCAGCGCACCGGATGCAGTAAAATATCGCGGACTTACTGCTAAGAGACTTGAGGAGCTTGGCGTTGATTTCGTAGATATCACAGACATTAATGATGAGGGTCTTCTTTACAATGATGAGGGTCTTGAGAAGATCATCGCCAAATTTAAAAAAGAGAAGGTTGACGGACTTTTCCTTCCACACTGCAACTTCGGTACAGAGTATGAGTGTGCAAGACTTGCAAAAGCGCTTGATGTTCCGGTCCTTCTGTGGGGACCTCTGGATGAGAGACCTGAGCCGGACGGAACAAGACTTCGTGATACACAGTGCGGACTTTTTGCAACAGGTAAAGTTTTAAGAAGATTCCGTGTTCCATTTACATACATGACAAACTGCAGACTGAATGACCCGGTATTCGAAAGAGGGATCAAAGATTTCCTTGCTGTCTGTAATGTAGTAAAAACATTTAAAAATATCCGTATCCTTCAGATTTCTACAAGACCGTTCGATTTCTGGACAACCATGTGCAACGAGGGCGAGCTCCTTGAGAAATTCAATATTCAGCTTGCACCGATCCCGATGCCGGAGCTTACTGATGAAGTAAAGAAAGCAAAAGCAGAGCAGACAGAGGTTCAGGAGGTTATGCAGTATTGCCGCGACAACATGGAGATCTGCGTCAAAGAGAATGAACTTGAGAATGTAGCTGCTCTTAAGGTTGCCATGAAGCATCTGGCAGAGAAATACGGCTGCAAAGCAATTGCGATCCAGTGCTGGAATCAGCTTCAGAGCGAGCTTGGAATCATGCCATGTGCAGCAAACTCCCTGTTAAATGACGAGGGTATCCCGACTGTATGTGAGACAGATATCCACGGTGCGATCACAGCTCTTATGGTAGAGGCAGCAGGTATGGGTGAAACAAGAAGCTTCTTCGCTGACTGGACCATCCGCCATCCTGATGTAGAAAACGGCGAGCTTCTTCAGCATTGCGGACCATGGCCGATCTCCATTGCAAAAGAGACACCGAAGCTTACTTACCCGCTGGCATTCGAGCATCCAGGAAGCATTACAGCGGAGGCAAAACACGGCGACGTTTCCCTGGTCCGCTTTGACGGAGACAACGGAGAGTATTCTCTTCTTCTTGGAAACGCAAAAGGTATCGACGGACCGAAAGGTATGGGAACTTACCTCTGGGTTGAGGTTGAGAATATCAAACGTCTTGAGGCTAAACTGGTTGAAGGACCATACATCCATCATTGTGTCGGTATCCACAAGAACGTTGTTCCGGTACTTTACGAGGCATGCAAATATATCGGCGTAACACCGGATCTGTATGACCCGATCGAGGAAGATGTAAAAGCTTATCTTCGCGGAGAATGA
- a CDS encoding transketolase, whose amino-acid sequence MDFRELSKLAYDLRKDTVDMIVAGKGGHIGGDMSVMETLVTLYFDQMNISPENMNDPDRDLFVMSKGHSVEAYYAVLAKKGFLDIKEVNEKFSKFGTQYIGHPNNKLPGIEMNSGSLGHGLPVCVGMALAGKMNKKDYRVYTVMGDGELAEGSVWEAAMAGHQYKLDNLCAIVDRNRLQISGNTEDVMGHDDLHERFRSFGWHVIDAADGNSIEQLHAAFEEAKQTKGQPTVLIANTVKGKGSAVMEDKASWHHHVPSQEEYEQIMKDFEERKEQL is encoded by the coding sequence ATGGATTTTAGAGAATTAAGCAAACTTGCGTATGATCTCAGAAAAGACACCGTAGATATGATCGTTGCCGGTAAAGGCGGACATATCGGTGGTGATATGAGTGTTATGGAGACTCTGGTCACACTGTATTTTGATCAGATGAATATTTCCCCGGAGAATATGAATGATCCGGACAGAGATCTTTTTGTTATGAGTAAAGGGCATTCCGTAGAAGCTTACTATGCAGTACTTGCAAAGAAAGGATTCCTTGATATCAAAGAAGTAAACGAGAAATTCAGTAAATTCGGAACACAGTATATCGGACATCCAAACAACAAGCTTCCGGGAATCGAGATGAACTCCGGTTCTCTGGGACATGGACTTCCGGTTTGCGTAGGTATGGCACTTGCAGGAAAAATGAACAAGAAAGACTACCGTGTATACACAGTAATGGGTGATGGTGAGCTTGCAGAGGGTTCTGTATGGGAAGCAGCTATGGCAGGACATCAGTATAAACTGGATAACCTCTGCGCGATCGTTGACCGCAACAGACTCCAGATCTCCGGAAATACAGAGGACGTTATGGGACATGACGATCTTCATGAGAGATTCAGGAGTTTTGGATGGCATGTGATCGATGCTGCTGACGGAAACAGCATTGAGCAGCTTCATGCAGCATTTGAGGAAGCGAAACAGACAAAGGGCCAGCCCACAGTTCTGATCGCAAACACTGTTAAAGGTAAAGGCTCCGCAGTTATGGAAGACAAAGCATCCTGGCATCATCATGTACCGAGTCAGGAAGAGTATGAGCAGATCATGAAGGATTTTGAAGAGAGAAAGGAGCAGCTGTAA
- a CDS encoding transketolase family protein produces MNKIPNRKAICDVLLKEAETDKDIVVLCSDSRGSASLAPFAEAYPEQFVEMGIAEQDLVSVSAGLAHCGKKAFAASPACFLSTRSYEQCKIDVAYSNTNVKLIGISGGISYGALGMSHHSAQDIAAMSAIPNMRVYLPSDRFQTAKLIEALLKDEKPAYIRVGRNPVEDIYTEDNCPFEMDKATVLAEGTDAAIIACGEMVRPAYEAAKLLEKDGIHATVLDMYCVKPLDKEAIVKAASNAKVVVTAEEHAPFGGLGSMVSQVVGAECPRKVLNIALPDAPVVSGTSQEVFDYYGMNAEGIAKTVKDALK; encoded by the coding sequence ATGAATAAGATCCCAAACCGTAAAGCAATTTGTGACGTACTTTTAAAAGAAGCGGAAACAGATAAAGATATCGTTGTTCTCTGCAGTGACTCCAGAGGATCTGCATCTTTAGCACCTTTTGCAGAGGCGTATCCGGAGCAGTTCGTTGAGATGGGAATCGCTGAGCAGGACCTTGTCAGCGTGTCCGCCGGTCTTGCACACTGCGGCAAAAAAGCTTTTGCAGCTTCTCCTGCATGCTTCCTTTCCACAAGAAGCTATGAGCAGTGCAAGATCGATGTTGCATACTCCAACACAAATGTAAAACTGATCGGAATCAGTGGTGGAATCAGCTATGGTGCCCTTGGAATGAGCCATCATTCCGCACAGGATATCGCAGCTATGTCCGCAATCCCGAACATGAGAGTTTACCTTCCAAGTGACCGTTTCCAGACTGCAAAGCTGATCGAGGCGCTTCTGAAGGATGAGAAACCGGCATATATCCGTGTAGGAAGAAATCCGGTTGAGGATATCTATACAGAGGACAACTGCCCGTTCGAAATGGATAAGGCAACTGTTCTTGCAGAAGGAACAGACGCAGCGATCATCGCATGTGGCGAAATGGTACGCCCGGCTTACGAGGCTGCCAAACTTCTTGAGAAAGACGGCATCCACGCAACAGTTCTTGATATGTATTGTGTAAAACCTCTGGATAAAGAAGCAATCGTAAAAGCTGCATCCAATGCAAAGGTTGTTGTAACTGCTGAGGAGCATGCGCCGTTTGGCGGACTTGGTTCTATGGTAAGTCAGGTTGTTGGTGCTGAGTGCCCACGCAAAGTCCTGAATATCGCACTTCCGGATGCTCCGGTTGTAAGCGGAACCTCCCAGGAAGTATTTGACTACTACGGAATGAACGCAGAAGGAATCGCAAAAACTGTAAAAGACGCGCTGAAATAA
- a CDS encoding FGGY-family carbohydrate kinase: MEKKYVLAVDQSTQGTKAILFDVNGDLVCRTDLPHRQLINEKGWVSHDLSEIYSNTIQVVKNLVEKAGIQKEEIACLGISNQRETSAAWSRSTGEPLAPAIVWQCSRASEICERIKTNVMIDPDREQKKNGGVAEIIRQKTGMHLSPYFPAAKFAWLQENVEEVKQAKRDNDLCLGTIDTWLLFKLTKGEVYATDYSNASRTQLFNIHNLKWDKEICTWFGINADMLPEVCDSSMQYGTTDFEGYFQTPIPICGVIGDSQGALFGQGCIEKGMVKATYGTGSSVMMNAGTEPIMSDLGLVTSLAWGLNGKVTYVLEGNINYTGAVITWLKDDMGLITSPGETQEMSEQANKNDTTYLVPAFSGLGAPYWKSDAKAIIYGMSRTTGKKEVVKAALESIAYQITDIVEMMKAEDGMTVKELCVDGGPTRNQYLMKFQSDILGTTVSLPRCEESSAFGAGLMAGLSCGLYKMESIFEVKNRNQFIPSMNSQERNQKYSGWKNAVEKVLV; this comes from the coding sequence ATGGAAAAAAAATATGTTCTTGCGGTTGATCAGAGTACCCAGGGAACAAAAGCGATCCTGTTCGATGTGAACGGTGATCTGGTCTGCAGAACAGACCTTCCTCACAGACAGCTGATCAACGAAAAAGGATGGGTTTCCCATGATCTTTCCGAGATCTACAGCAATACGATCCAGGTTGTAAAGAACCTTGTAGAGAAAGCCGGGATCCAGAAAGAAGAGATCGCGTGTCTTGGAATCAGTAATCAGAGAGAGACATCCGCAGCGTGGAGCCGCAGCACAGGCGAGCCTCTGGCACCTGCCATTGTATGGCAGTGCTCCAGAGCTTCCGAAATCTGTGAGCGTATTAAAACAAACGTGATGATCGATCCTGACCGTGAGCAGAAGAAAAACGGTGGTGTTGCAGAGATCATCCGCCAGAAGACAGGAATGCACCTTTCCCCGTATTTCCCGGCAGCGAAATTTGCATGGCTTCAGGAGAACGTAGAAGAGGTAAAACAGGCAAAAAGAGACAACGATCTCTGCCTGGGAACCATTGACACCTGGCTTCTGTTTAAACTGACAAAAGGCGAGGTTTATGCAACGGATTATTCCAATGCATCCAGAACCCAGCTTTTCAATATCCATAACCTGAAATGGGATAAAGAGATCTGCACCTGGTTTGGCATTAATGCAGATATGCTTCCGGAAGTGTGCGATTCCAGCATGCAGTACGGAACAACTGATTTTGAGGGATATTTCCAGACTCCAATCCCGATCTGCGGTGTGATCGGAGATTCCCAGGGAGCACTGTTCGGACAGGGCTGTATCGAAAAGGGAATGGTCAAGGCTACATATGGGACAGGTTCCTCTGTTATGATGAACGCAGGAACAGAACCGATCATGTCAGATCTTGGTCTTGTAACTTCTCTTGCATGGGGGCTTAACGGCAAAGTTACCTATGTACTGGAAGGAAATATCAACTACACAGGCGCAGTTATCACATGGCTGAAAGACGACATGGGACTGATAACTTCTCCGGGAGAGACTCAGGAAATGTCAGAGCAGGCAAACAAAAACGATACTACATATCTGGTTCCTGCATTTTCCGGTCTGGGAGCACCTTACTGGAAATCCGATGCAAAAGCCATTATCTATGGAATGAGCAGGACAACCGGAAAGAAAGAGGTTGTAAAAGCAGCCCTGGAATCTATTGCTTATCAGATCACAGATATCGTTGAGATGATGAAGGCAGAAGATGGAATGACTGTAAAAGAGCTCTGTGTAGACGGCGGTCCTACAAGAAACCAGTATCTGATGAAGTTCCAGAGTGATATCTTAGGAACAACAGTAAGCCTTCCGAGATGTGAGGAGTCTTCCGCATTCGGAGCAGGCCTGATGGCCGGATTAAGCTGCGGACTTTATAAGATGGAGAGCATTTTTGAGGTGAAGAACCGTAATCAGTTTATTCCATCTATGAACTCGCAGGAAAGAAACCAGAAATACAGCGGCTGGAAAAACGCAGTAGAAAAAGTTCTCGTATAA
- a CDS encoding TIGR00730 family Rossman fold protein, producing MNICIYGASSAELKKIYYEKTEELGRLMGKRGHGLVFGGGKEGLMGAAARGVDRENGYILGIAPRFFDQPGVLYEHCTEFIFTENMRERKHLLESRSDATIVVPGGIGTYEEFFEILTLKSLGRIDRPIVLYNIQGYYDSMRALLEYTAGEKFMSRDVVGKCRFMKDPEEILDYIENYRNYGGKL from the coding sequence ATGAATATTTGTATATATGGAGCATCCAGTGCAGAGCTGAAAAAGATTTATTATGAGAAAACAGAGGAACTGGGACGGCTGATGGGAAAACGTGGTCACGGTCTTGTTTTCGGCGGCGGAAAAGAAGGTCTGATGGGTGCGGCAGCCAGAGGCGTTGACAGAGAGAATGGTTATATTCTGGGTATTGCGCCGAGATTTTTTGACCAGCCGGGAGTTCTGTATGAGCATTGTACAGAGTTTATTTTTACTGAGAACATGAGAGAAAGAAAGCATCTGCTGGAAAGCCGATCTGATGCAACTATTGTGGTACCTGGGGGAATTGGTACTTATGAGGAGTTTTTTGAGATCCTGACATTGAAGAGTCTGGGACGAATCGACAGGCCGATCGTGCTTTATAATATTCAGGGGTATTATGACAGTATGAGGGCACTTCTGGAGTATACGGCCGGTGAGAAATTCATGTCCAGAGATGTTGTGGGTAAGTGCCGGTTCATGAAAGACCCGGAGGAGATTCTGGATTATATTGAGAATTACCGGAATTATGGTGGAAAGTTATAA
- a CDS encoding beta-mannosidase: MRKIMLNGRWELAEAGKDTLCEVQVPGSVLSGLYGAGKIEDPFYRTNEDATRELFWKDYEFGRTFVVAEDALKEEKVVLVCEGLDTLTDIYINGKKAGSTDNMHRIWKLDVKEFLHAGENQIRIVFRSVFKYIEDYEYEENKEIHYVPCGGMKGNQLIRKAHCMFGWDWGPQTIDAGIFRDIYLEAYSHPRIEDVKITQVHGDDAVDVCTTVTVSGDDVDKCRVRVSVLEDAESVCGCDRADYKPEAGGKITLTSTIHNPKLWWPNGYGDQPLYKVQVELLDEGGAVLETITKRIGLRTLTISQEKDLWGKEFAFCVNGVKIFAMGGNYIPEDCIYSRITPELQEYLLESCKRANFNCVRVWGGGYYPSDHFYDLCDEMGLIVWQDLMFACNVYDLTEGFEENITKEITENVKRLRHYASLGLWCGNNEMESAWDHWPEVQSESKYLRADYIKMFEHVVPKAVKAADSETFFWQSSPSSGGCFDDPDDENRGDCHYWDVWHGQKPFTNYQKHYFRFCSEFGFQSFPCLKTVESFTEEKDRNIFSRVMENHQKNPAANGKILYYLSENFRYPENFRKLLYVSQILQGMAMKYGVDHWRRHRGRCMGTLYWQINDNWPVASWASIDYFGRWKALHYMAKKFYAPQAVSMCRDEDTMQVYLENESMEAQPYQVVFYVKNMECEILEKITGKGTVGVQESGQILAVDVSRWEDRKYKIFLEAEVTLADGKVLRDVETLVPYKYLELDKPEIAAEVEEQEDAFVIHLKNSCFSPFTAIEFTDADVILEDNFFHMTGGEEMCIRLEKKDIRSDVSLDAAELTHQMEILTLA; encoded by the coding sequence ATGAGGAAGATCATGTTAAATGGCCGGTGGGAACTGGCGGAAGCGGGGAAAGATACATTATGTGAGGTGCAGGTTCCGGGATCTGTGCTTTCCGGACTTTACGGGGCCGGAAAGATCGAAGATCCTTTTTACCGCACCAATGAAGATGCTACGAGGGAACTGTTCTGGAAGGACTATGAATTTGGCAGAACGTTTGTGGTTGCGGAGGATGCTCTGAAAGAAGAGAAAGTGGTTCTGGTCTGTGAGGGACTGGATACACTGACGGATATTTATATCAATGGAAAAAAAGCCGGGTCTACAGACAATATGCACCGTATCTGGAAACTGGATGTAAAAGAATTTCTTCATGCCGGGGAGAATCAGATCCGGATCGTATTCCGTTCCGTATTCAAATATATCGAAGATTATGAGTATGAAGAAAATAAAGAGATCCACTATGTTCCCTGCGGTGGAATGAAAGGAAACCAGCTGATCCGGAAGGCGCACTGTATGTTTGGATGGGACTGGGGCCCTCAGACCATTGATGCCGGAATTTTCCGGGATATTTATCTGGAAGCGTACAGTCATCCAAGGATTGAGGATGTGAAGATTACACAGGTGCATGGGGATGATGCTGTGGATGTGTGTACAACGGTGACTGTAAGCGGAGATGATGTGGATAAGTGTCGGGTGAGAGTGAGTGTCCTGGAGGATGCGGAGAGTGTCTGTGGATGTGATCGTGCAGATTACAAGCCGGAAGCAGGAGGGAAAATAACTCTGACATCCACGATCCATAACCCGAAACTCTGGTGGCCAAATGGTTACGGCGATCAGCCGCTATATAAAGTTCAGGTGGAGCTTCTGGACGAGGGCGGCGCAGTTCTGGAAACCATAACGAAACGCATCGGTCTCCGTACCCTTACCATCAGCCAGGAAAAAGATCTCTGGGGAAAAGAGTTCGCGTTCTGTGTCAATGGCGTGAAGATTTTTGCCATGGGCGGAAACTATATTCCGGAGGACTGTATCTATTCCAGGATCACGCCGGAGCTTCAGGAGTATCTTCTGGAATCCTGCAAACGTGCCAATTTTAACTGTGTCCGTGTGTGGGGCGGCGGTTATTATCCTTCGGATCATTTTTATGATCTCTGTGATGAGATGGGACTGATCGTATGGCAGGATCTGATGTTTGCATGTAATGTTTATGATCTCACGGAAGGATTTGAAGAGAATATCACGAAGGAGATCACGGAGAATGTAAAACGCCTCCGTCATTATGCATCCCTTGGACTGTGGTGCGGAAATAACGAGATGGAGTCGGCCTGGGATCACTGGCCGGAGGTGCAGAGTGAGTCGAAATATCTCCGTGCAGACTACATAAAAATGTTTGAGCATGTGGTTCCGAAAGCTGTGAAAGCAGCAGACAGCGAGACCTTTTTCTGGCAGTCTTCCCCAAGCTCCGGAGGCTGTTTTGATGACCCGGATGATGAGAACCGGGGCGACTGTCATTACTGGGATGTATGGCATGGTCAGAAGCCTTTTACCAATTATCAGAAGCATTATTTCCGTTTCTGTTCGGAGTTTGGCTTCCAGTCATTTCCGTGCCTGAAAACTGTGGAGAGTTTTACGGAAGAGAAAGACCGGAATATTTTTTCCAGGGTGATGGAGAACCACCAGAAAAATCCTGCAGCCAACGGAAAGATCCTGTATTACCTTTCCGAGAATTTCCGTTATCCGGAGAATTTCCGCAAGCTTCTCTATGTGAGCCAGATCCTCCAGGGAATGGCCATGAAGTATGGAGTGGACCACTGGAGACGCCACAGAGGCCGCTGTATGGGTACTCTTTACTGGCAGATCAACGATAACTGGCCGGTGGCATCCTGGGCAAGCATCGACTATTTTGGCCGCTGGAAGGCGCTTCACTATATGGCGAAAAAATTCTATGCGCCACAGGCTGTGAGCATGTGCCGGGATGAGGATACCATGCAGGTATATCTGGAAAATGAAAGTATGGAAGCGCAGCCATATCAGGTTGTTTTTTATGTGAAAAATATGGAATGCGAGATCCTTGAGAAGATTACCGGAAAGGGCACTGTGGGTGTGCAGGAGTCCGGGCAGATCCTGGCGGTGGATGTTTCCAGATGGGAAGACAGGAAGTATAAGATTTTCCTTGAGGCAGAAGTGACACTTGCTGATGGAAAAGTGCTCCGTGATGTGGAGACTCTTGTTCCATATAAATATCTGGAACTGGATAAACCGGAGATCGCCGCTGAGGTGGAGGAGCAGGAGGATGCGTTTGTGATCCATTTGAAGAACAGCTGCTTCAGCCCGTTTACAGCTATTGAATTTACTGATGCGGATGTAATTCTTGAGGATAATTTTTTCCATATGACAGGTGGAGAGGAAATGTGTATCCGGCTTGAGAAAAAAGATATACGAAGTGATGTGTCTCTGGATGCGGCAGAGCTTACACATCAGATGGAAATCCTGACGTTGGCGTAG
- a CDS encoding alanine/glycine:cation symporter family protein gives MFTQINNFITWFDGVVWGLPLIILILFTGILLTARLGLLQVRHLGKALKFMVKNEEGGDGEVTSFGALCTALSATIGTGNIVGVATAIAAGGPGALFWMIVAAFFGMATKYAEGLLAIKYRTIDKEGHVLGGPFYYIENGMGKQWRWLAKIFAFFGAGVGLFGIGTFTQVNGIASAVTNFFDPDKAHTVALFGNTYSWATVVACLILTVCVGLVVLGGIQRIAKVSQIVVPFMAVLYVALALIIVITNITAVPAAIVTIVKSAFTGSALAGGAMGTMVVAMQKGIARGIFSNESGLGSAPIAAAAAQTKEPVRQGLVSMTGTFIDTIVICTMTGLSIVITETWNTGLEGVAITTAAFQKGLPFPPFVASFSLMLCLVFFAFTTILGWDYYGERCLEYLFNRNKAAVTTYRWLYIICVFIGPYMTVAAVWNIADIFNALMAFPNLIALLALSGVVVKETKDFFKRHKNYE, from the coding sequence ATGTTTACACAAATCAACAACTTTATCACATGGTTTGACGGAGTCGTTTGGGGACTTCCGCTGATCATTCTGATCCTGTTCACAGGAATTCTGTTAACCGCTCGGTTAGGTCTTTTACAGGTAAGGCACCTCGGAAAGGCACTGAAATTCATGGTAAAAAATGAAGAAGGCGGCGATGGTGAGGTCACAAGCTTCGGAGCTCTGTGTACTGCACTTTCAGCAACCATCGGAACCGGAAATATCGTAGGTGTCGCAACTGCTATCGCAGCCGGCGGACCAGGAGCACTTTTCTGGATGATCGTAGCCGCATTCTTCGGAATGGCAACCAAATATGCAGAAGGACTTCTGGCGATCAAGTATCGTACCATTGACAAAGAAGGCCACGTTCTCGGCGGACCATTCTACTACATCGAAAACGGTATGGGAAAACAGTGGAGATGGCTTGCCAAGATCTTTGCATTTTTCGGAGCAGGTGTAGGACTTTTCGGTATCGGAACCTTCACACAGGTAAACGGTATCGCATCTGCAGTTACCAATTTCTTTGACCCGGATAAAGCACATACAGTAGCACTTTTCGGAAATACATATTCCTGGGCAACTGTAGTCGCATGTCTGATTCTTACCGTATGTGTAGGACTTGTCGTTCTCGGCGGAATTCAGAGAATCGCAAAGGTATCCCAGATCGTTGTACCGTTTATGGCGGTTCTCTATGTTGCACTGGCACTGATCATCGTGATCACAAACATCACAGCAGTACCTGCAGCGATCGTGACTATCGTAAAATCTGCTTTCACAGGAAGTGCACTTGCAGGTGGCGCAATGGGAACCATGGTCGTGGCTATGCAGAAGGGTATCGCCCGCGGTATCTTCTCCAATGAATCCGGTCTTGGTAGTGCCCCGATCGCAGCTGCAGCCGCTCAGACAAAGGAGCCGGTACGTCAGGGTCTTGTATCCATGACAGGTACATTCATCGATACCATCGTGATCTGTACCATGACAGGTCTTTCCATCGTCATCACAGAGACATGGAACACAGGTCTTGAGGGTGTTGCTATCACAACAGCAGCTTTCCAGAAAGGTCTTCCTTTCCCGCCGTTTGTAGCATCCTTCTCACTGATGCTGTGCCTGGTATTCTTCGCATTCACAACAATCCTCGGATGGGATTACTACGGTGAAAGATGTCTGGAATACCTTTTCAACAGAAACAAAGCCGCAGTTACAACATACCGCTGGCTGTACATCATCTGCGTATTCATCGGACCATATATGACTGTAGCAGCTGTATGGAACATCGCAGATATCTTCAATGCCCTGATGGCATTCCCGAACCTGATCGCTCTTCTTGCCCTGAGCGGTGTGGTCGTAAAGGAAACTAAAGATTTCTTCAAAAGACATAAAAATTACGAATAA
- a CDS encoding YczE/YyaS/YitT family protein, with protein MGDYLRNINWKHVLIMCIGNILAGMGIAIFKLAGLGTDPFSGMNMAVAAKLGMAYGNFQLLVNVVLLVVQVAFGRKFLGIGTVVNAVFLAYICTFFYYIFTGVMGLELVAMPVRLVALCVGVAIICLGLSMYQMPDEGVAPYDSLSLIMTDKWPKIPYFWHRMSNDVVCALICYFAGGVIGIGTLVTAFGLGPVIHFFNRHFTGKLLARVDGE; from the coding sequence ATGGGGGATTATTTAAGAAACATCAACTGGAAGCATGTTCTGATCATGTGTATCGGTAACATTCTGGCCGGTATGGGAATCGCGATCTTTAAGCTGGCTGGTCTGGGAACAGATCCGTTCAGTGGGATGAATATGGCTGTTGCGGCTAAGCTTGGTATGGCTTATGGTAATTTTCAGCTGCTGGTGAATGTTGTATTGCTGGTTGTGCAGGTTGCGTTCGGACGGAAGTTTCTGGGAATCGGTACGGTTGTGAATGCGGTGTTCCTGGCTTATATCTGTACGTTTTTTTATTATATTTTTACGGGTGTTATGGGGCTGGAACTGGTGGCTATGCCGGTGAGACTTGTGGCATTGTGCGTTGGCGTTGCGATTATCTGTCTGGGATTGTCGATGTATCAGATGCCGGATGAGGGTGTTGCGCCTTATGACAGTTTGTCATTGATCATGACGGACAAATGGCCGAAAATTCCTTATTTCTGGCACAGGATGTCCAATGATGTGGTTTGTGCGCTGATTTGTTATTTTGCCGGTGGTGTGATTGGAATTGGTACGCTGGTGACGGCTTTTGGGCTGGGACCGGTGATTCATTTCTTTAACCGGCATTTTACCGGGAAGCTGCTTGCCAGGGTTGATGGTGAGTGA